In a genomic window of Candidatus Thiothrix sulfatifontis:
- a CDS encoding DUF692 domain-containing protein: protein MATSTKLSRMGYPNLGYGVGLRNKHLKHILSHGAGVDWFEIISENFIGNYGYARYALDSIRERTPLVMHGVSLSIGSTDPLNMTYLKQLKALAAELSPVWISDHLCWTGVSGINSHDLLPLPLTEEALYHVATRLNIVQDYLGQPIILENPSTYLEFTHSTLPEWTFLAELTQQTGCGLLLDLNNIYVSSHNHGYDPFDYLKAIPLDKVVQIHLAGPTYHAPYLIDTHDQPVPTIVWQLYARLIELTDGVSTLLEWDSNIPSYPELLKELYKAKMVRDGHIPDHSPLLIPSSPPVSTPLNYQLGGV from the coding sequence ATGGCAACTTCCACTAAATTATCGCGTATGGGTTATCCCAACTTGGGTTATGGTGTTGGCTTAAGAAATAAGCACTTAAAGCATATTCTTTCGCACGGCGCTGGGGTCGATTGGTTTGAAATCATCAGTGAAAACTTCATTGGTAATTATGGTTATGCCCGCTATGCACTGGATAGTATCCGCGAACGCACTCCGCTTGTCATGCATGGCGTGTCGCTTTCCATCGGCAGCACAGACCCTTTAAATATGACTTATTTGAAGCAATTAAAAGCACTTGCGGCGGAATTATCACCAGTATGGATTTCAGATCACCTGTGCTGGACAGGCGTTTCAGGCATCAATTCACATGACCTTTTACCGTTACCACTAACAGAAGAAGCTTTGTATCATGTGGCAACCCGACTCAATATCGTGCAAGATTATCTAGGGCAGCCTATTATTTTGGAAAATCCTAGCACATATCTGGAGTTCACACATTCCACCCTCCCTGAATGGACATTTTTAGCAGAATTAACACAGCAAACAGGTTGTGGTCTGTTATTGGATTTGAATAATATTTATGTTTCTAGTCATAATCATGGTTATGATCCATTTGATTATCTTAAGGCAATACCGCTGGATAAAGTGGTTCAAATTCACTTGGCGGGTCCTACGTATCACGCCCCCTATCTTATTGATACCCATGACCAACCAGTTCCAACAATTGTATGGCAACTATACGCTCGTTTGATTGAACTCACAGATGGCGTCTCAACGCTATTGGAGTGGGATTCTAATATCCCTAGTTATCCTGAGTTATTAAAAGAACTGTATAAGGCAAAAATGGTGAGAGATGGTCACATTCCTGACCATTCACCGTTACTAATACCGTCTAGCCCTCCCGTCTCGACACCCTTAAATTATCAGCTTGGTGGCGTATGA
- a CDS encoding glycerate-2-kinase family protein, whose translation MTDHRTLLLEMYAAGLSAVNGEMAVYQALLAKGKRETCHVVAIGKAAEAMFIGASRYLTTQINSALLITKHAHATVPLPSYVQVVEAAHPVPDESSLAAGQILLNYLQTLPDHAPVLFLISGGTSSLVEVLDVGWNLPRLQQATQAMLANGAVISDINAMRRALSLIKGGKLWEYLG comes from the coding sequence ATGACCGATCACCGTACCCTGTTATTAGAAATGTATGCTGCTGGCCTAAGCGCCGTCAATGGCGAAATGGCTGTTTACCAAGCATTGCTTGCCAAGGGTAAACGCGAGACTTGCCATGTCGTGGCGATTGGCAAAGCGGCGGAAGCGATGTTTATCGGGGCAAGTCGCTACCTAACCACGCAGATAAACAGCGCCTTGCTGATCACCAAACACGCTCATGCCACTGTTCCACTGCCATCTTATGTGCAAGTTGTTGAAGCGGCGCATCCGGTGCCTGATGAATCGTCATTAGCGGCGGGTCAAATTTTGCTGAATTACTTGCAAACCCTGCCTGATCATGCGCCGGTGCTATTTCTGATTTCCGGTGGCACTTCCAGTTTGGTCGAAGTGTTGGATGTGGGCTGGAACCTGCCGCGTTTGCAACAAGCGACCCAAGCGATGTTGGCAAACGGGGCGGTTATTAGCGACATTAATGCAATGCGGCGAGCGCTGTCTTTAATTAAAGGCGGCAAATTATGGGAATATCTGGGGTAA
- a CDS encoding ferritin-like domain-containing protein, which yields MQNLYRAAHACLMQADIDQKLVGAQQLYTAWQQGDLLRDNESSFPVQSILIPGRPAKPELVHPKHVKQRKLSTPEGRRALLHAVAHIEFNAINLALDAVYRFRELPDAYYGDWLQVAAEEAYHFSLLRARMQDFSCVYGDLPAHNGLWEQACKTDHDVLVRMALVPRVLEARGLDVTPGMMQRLREVDDAETVEILTIILRDEIGHVRIGSRWFHYCCAQRGLEPDATFRQLLREALPAPLRGPFYTEARLQAGFSAEELEQLVDMEKNWV from the coding sequence ATGCAAAACCTCTACCGAGCAGCTCACGCCTGCTTAATGCAAGCGGATATTGACCAGAAATTGGTCGGTGCGCAGCAACTCTACACCGCTTGGCAACAGGGCGACTTATTGCGCGATAATGAGTCGAGTTTTCCGGTGCAATCTATTTTGATTCCCGGTCGCCCTGCCAAGCCGGAGTTGGTGCACCCCAAGCATGTCAAACAGCGCAAACTCAGCACCCCAGAAGGGCGGCGGGCATTATTACACGCGGTTGCGCACATTGAATTTAATGCGATTAATTTGGCGCTGGATGCAGTCTACCGTTTTCGCGAATTACCGGATGCTTATTACGGCGATTGGTTACAAGTCGCGGCGGAAGAGGCTTACCATTTCAGTTTATTACGCGCCCGGATGCAGGATTTTTCCTGTGTTTATGGTGATTTGCCTGCGCACAATGGCCTGTGGGAACAAGCCTGTAAAACCGACCATGACGTGTTGGTGCGCATGGCGTTGGTGCCAAGAGTGCTCGAAGCACGCGGGCTGGATGTTACCCCCGGTATGATGCAGCGCTTACGCGAAGTCGACGATGCCGAAACCGTTGAAATTCTAACAATTATTCTGCGAGATGAAATCGGGCATGTGCGGATTGGCTCGCGTTGGTTTCATTACTGCTGTGCGCAACGTGGCTTAGAACCCGATGCCACTTTCCGGCAATTACTCCGTGAAGCTTTGCCCGCGCCGTTGCGTGGCCCGTTTTATACCGAGGCACGTTTGCAGGCGGGTTTTAGTGCTGAAGAATTGGAGCAGTTGGTCGACATGGAAAAAAATTGGGTGTAA
- a CDS encoding glycerate kinase, whose protein sequence is MSDVPGDDPAVIGSGLLFPAPHDRFDWQIVASNRQLLAAMAAAESAGLPVQLMPDFIEGDAEVIAQWCVEQLQASAPGLYLWGAETTVQLPLNPGRGGRNQHLALAAALCLNPDADIYLLVAGTDGSDGVTADTGALIDNGTIRRGKSQNLDPWACLRAADAGTFLEASGDLIHTGPTGTNVMDVIIGLKLPCKTSTEQLTPA, encoded by the coding sequence ATGTCTGATGTACCCGGCGATGATCCCGCAGTAATTGGTTCGGGATTACTGTTTCCCGCACCGCATGACAGGTTTGATTGGCAAATTGTCGCCAGCAATCGCCAACTGCTGGCGGCAATGGCTGCCGCCGAATCAGCCGGTTTGCCGGTGCAGCTAATGCCTGATTTCATCGAAGGTGATGCGGAAGTAATTGCACAATGGTGTGTGGAACAGTTGCAAGCGAGCGCTCCCGGTCTTTACCTGTGGGGGGCGGAAACCACGGTGCAATTGCCGTTGAATCCCGGTCGCGGCGGGCGCAATCAGCATTTGGCCTTGGCAGCGGCGCTTTGCCTAAACCCAGACGCTGACATTTACCTATTGGTTGCCGGGACGGATGGTTCGGACGGGGTGACAGCCGATACCGGAGCGTTGATCGATAATGGCACTATCCGGCGTGGTAAATCGCAAAATCTTGACCCCTGGGCTTGTTTACGTGCCGCTGATGCCGGTACATTCCTTGAAGCCAGCGGCGACCTGATTCACACAGGGCCGACGGGTACGAATGTTATGGATGTCATTATCGGTTTAAAATTACCATGCAAAACCTCTACCGAGCAGCTCACGCCTGCTTAA
- a CDS encoding DNA-binding domain-containing protein: MPELQQIQAWMITALANPVGLNQGLTHATLRHDLLANDIIRGDYQGRLSIYFNSYSLRLLQCLEADFPALKNVMGKELFDFFALTYILNHPSQSTTLFDLGASFADFLGQTQTKDNTMPFEWDTHLQLPLDLARLERKRTEVMRERGLEHTQSIYFIEPHNYLQQSDIILVTPPCLRLLELSFPLIPFLQAIDKGDASPAIPLPQESFVAITRLNFQVSLYTLQPWQYHFLMTLQKTPDIHQNIDIIAQITGFSANSLQDALIYWLPIAVETGLIHPTRSLEKTW; this comes from the coding sequence ATGCCTGAATTGCAACAAATCCAAGCATGGATGATAACCGCTTTAGCAAATCCAGTCGGTTTGAACCAAGGACTCACACACGCAACGTTACGCCACGATTTGTTGGCAAACGACATTATCCGGGGGGATTACCAAGGGCGTTTGAGCATTTACTTCAATAGCTACTCCCTAAGATTATTACAATGCCTCGAAGCTGATTTTCCTGCCTTAAAAAATGTGATGGGTAAAGAATTATTCGACTTTTTCGCTTTGACGTATATTTTGAATCATCCCTCACAATCAACCACCCTATTTGATTTAGGTGCGAGTTTTGCTGATTTTCTTGGGCAAACCCAAACTAAAGACAACACCATGCCTTTTGAATGGGATACACACCTGCAATTACCGCTAGATTTAGCTAGACTGGAAAGAAAAAGAACCGAAGTCATGCGAGAAAGAGGTTTGGAACACACACAGTCTATTTATTTTATTGAACCACACAATTATCTCCAGCAATCTGACATCATATTAGTTACCCCCCCTTGCCTACGGCTGCTGGAACTTTCCTTTCCACTGATTCCTTTTTTGCAAGCTATTGATAAAGGAGATGCCTCACCCGCCATTCCTTTGCCACAAGAGAGTTTTGTTGCGATTACCCGGCTGAACTTCCAAGTTTCATTATACACCTTGCAACCTTGGCAATACCATTTTCTAATGACGCTTCAGAAAACACCCGATATTCACCAAAACATAGATATTATTGCACAGATAACGGGATTTTCTGCTAACTCTTTACAAGATGCATTAATATATTGGTTGCCGATTGCTGTAGAGACAGGGCTAATTCATCCAACCCGATCACTAGAAAAGACATGGTGA
- a CDS encoding response regulator transcription factor, producing the protein MQHALIVEDVPETSEWLRDILTQTFGDIRTTQSMTCQQARDALQTQYFNLALLDLNLPDGSGIDLISCVRQRCPDAYIVITTIFDDEEHILKALRAGAHGYLLKDSPDARFIQKLRGILSGDPPLSPSISRRILRYFTEVNTEQPQPAVVNSPHAEASQLNQLSPREQEVLTLVAKGLSRNEVAKLLALSNNTVARYIRDVYQKLNISSRAEAAVEACRMGLVNTDSH; encoded by the coding sequence ATGCAACATGCATTAATTGTCGAAGATGTGCCAGAAACTAGCGAATGGCTCCGTGATATTCTTACCCAAACGTTTGGAGACATACGCACCACGCAAAGCATGACCTGCCAGCAAGCGCGTGATGCCCTGCAAACCCAGTATTTCAATTTAGCTTTGCTGGATCTCAACTTGCCCGATGGCAGCGGTATCGACTTGATCAGTTGTGTGCGCCAACGCTGCCCCGATGCTTACATCGTAATCACCACCATTTTTGACGATGAAGAGCATATTCTCAAGGCATTGCGGGCGGGGGCGCATGGCTATTTATTGAAAGATTCGCCCGATGCACGGTTTATTCAGAAATTGCGCGGCATTCTCAGCGGCGACCCGCCATTATCACCGAGTATTTCACGGCGCATCTTGCGCTATTTCACGGAAGTAAACACCGAACAGCCCCAACCTGCGGTGGTTAATTCCCCACACGCCGAAGCAAGCCAGCTCAATCAACTCAGCCCAAGGGAACAGGAAGTGCTAACACTGGTCGCAAAAGGCTTGAGCCGCAATGAAGTGGCGAAATTATTAGCGCTTTCCAACAATACCGTGGCGCGTTACATCCGCGACGTATATCAAAAACTGAACATTTCGAGCCGCGCCGAAGCAGCGGTGGAAGCTTGTCGCATGGGGTTGGTCAATACGGATTCGCACTAA